CAGAAAGTCTCCGGTCTTATCTTAAGTATCTTCTCGTGAAAGTGATTTATAGAACTACGCGAATTGCCGCTATAAGAGCTGCGCGGACTGAATTGGAGAGAGTGAAGAGGAGTTCCGGTCTTTCCGGAATAGGAAAAGACTCTTGCTATCGCTACCGCACCTATTGCGTCTAGTCTGTCTGCATCCTGGAGGATCTTTCCCGTCAGACTGGTAGGTGTTAAGCCACCGGAGTATCTGTGAGACCTAATAGCCTTTGAGACTTCCGCGACAAACGAAATGTCAAAACCCATTGTCGGTAGAAGTCCTGAAGCATATTCCGCACCGGATTCAGCATGATCGACTCCGGTAAGAGCTTCGTGAGGCCTCTTTATGTCATGAAGTAGTGCGGCTATTATCGCCTTTTGAAGGTCACACTTCTCCCGAGAAGCTATTTCGCTCGCATTCTCCATTACCCTGAAAGTGTGCGAAATATCATGAGCAGGGTCATCATAGTCTTTGAAGGCTTCCCTAACGATGTTGAGGATTTCTCTCAAATGTGGAATGCGTTCCATAAGCTCTGTAAGATTCATATTTCTCTCCTAGAGTGAAAAAGAAAAGTTTTGATGCATAATGTAAAATAAGTATACAAGATGATTTGTTCGAAATAGTTGAAAGGAGGCACGAATATTGAATATCCTGGTTACAAACGATGATGGAATCATGTCGCCCGGAATTATTCTGCTCGCCGAAGCGCTTTCTGAAGATCATGAAGTCCTTGTGGTTGCGCCTGACGTTGAAAGAAGCGCGACTGGACATGCGATAACAATCAGAACTCCGTTGTGGGCCAAGGAAGTAAAAGTTGGTAATAAAAACATCGGCTATGCAATCAATGGTACCCCGGCAGATTGCGTTAAGCTCGGACTGCTGGCGATTTCAGATAGGAAGATAGATCTGGTGATAAGCGGGGTAAACAAAGGGCAGAATATGGGAATAGATGTTCTTTATTCCGGGACAGTTTCAGGTGCTCTTGAGGGTGCGGTAACTGACACTCCGTCTATTGCGGTTTCTAGTAGCGACTGGAGTAACCCCGAGTACGAAACCGCGGCTAGATTCATGGTTAATTTTCTCAAAATCTACGATGTCAGTAAGATGCCGGACTTCACGGCTCTCAATATAAATGTTCCTTCAATCAAGTACGAGGAGCTGAAGGGTTGGAAAGTGACCAGACAGAGCAGAAGAAGATATAAGGATTATTTCGAAAAGAGAAAGGATCCCTATGGAAACAACTACTACTGGATATTCGGAGAGGTAGTTGAAGATGAATGTTCTACTGATTGTGATTTCAATGCAGTAAAGTCCAACTTCGTGTCGATAACACCTCTCCACGCCATTATGACCGATAAGAAGTATTTTGATGAATTGAAGGAGATTTCGGAAGGGTGGTCGGAATGAAAGTTATTTATATCGGAAACCCCATACTTCGGAATGTTTCCGAAAGTGTCGAAGTTTTCGACGATGATCTCAGAGCTTTTGTGAAAGAGTTAAGCAAGACAATGTACGTTGAGGACGGTGTGGGTCTTGCGGCACCGCAAGTGGCAGTGTCACGAAGGATTTTTGTTTACGATCCTGGAGACGGATTGAGGGTAGTCATTAACCCGGAAATTCTTTCCAAGAGTGATGAGATAGTCAAGATGGAAGAGGGTTGCCTTAGCATACCTGGAATCTACGCGGATATCGACAGGCCCTCCGCGGTTCGGATTCATTATCAGGATGAATATGGACAGCACCACGAAGAGGATTTGACGGAATATCCTGCGAGAATAGTGCAACACGAGAGCGATCATCTTGAAGGAGTACTATTTGTTGACTATCTTTCTGCGTCAAAAAGAGCGATGCTGAAACCGAAATTGAATCAGATCATTAAGGAAAGCACCAGATAAATGAAGATCGTATTCATGGGAACTCCTGAATTTGCAGCCGCTCATCTCAAGGAAATTGTCGAATCGGGGAACAAGGTGGCAGGAGTCTTTTCACAGCCTGACAGGCCGAAGGGGAGGGGTCAAAAAGTAGAACCCACCCCTGTAAAGACAGTCGCGACCAACTACGGAATACCAGTTTTTCAGCCTGAAAAGATCAATTCAGATGAAGGGTTCGAAAAACTTTCGGAGCTATCTCCAGATATTATTGTGGTTGTCGCATTTGGAAAACTTCTTAAATCGGGTGTGATAAACCTCCCAACCATCGGTTGTTTCAACGTCCATGCTTCTCTTCTGCCAAAATATAGAGGTGCAGCCCCGATTCAGCGAGCAATAGAAAATGGAGAGACGAAGACGGGCATAACGATATTCAAGATTGATGAAGGAATGGATACGGGAGCGATCGCTCTGAAGAGGGAGCTTGAAATCCATCCATCAGACAGTTTTGGCTCGCTCTATTTGAAGCTGGCAGAACTCGGGAAAAAGACGCTGGTCCATTTTTTGGAGAGGGTGAAAGAGGGAAGGTTGGAACTCGCTCCACAAGATGGAATTCCTTCTTTTGCTCCAAAGATCCAGCCTGAGGATCTCGTAATTTCCGACTTATCGGATGCTGCGAAAGTGGTTAACAAGATTAGGGCGTACGATCCACAGCCTGGAGCGAGGGTGAGCGTTGAGGGAAGGATAGCAAAGGTTTTCGGAGCCAGCCTAAAATGTAGAAATGAGGGAAAAGGTATTGTCGGAGAAATAGTCAAGATCGATGACCGAGGAATGATTGTAAGCTGCGGTGCCGAAAATGTTATTATATCCTTAGTACAGTTCCCGGGCAAGAAGCCTATGAGGCCGAAGGATGCGTTAAGCGGGCGACTCATCAGTGAAGGGATTATATTGGGGGGATAGAAATGCCCAGGGTAATAAGGCTTTTTCAAATAAGAAACGAGATTTCGGAGAACGATGCGGAGAAGATTGTAGCGAGACTCAGGCTTCTGGACGGAATAGTTAAGGCCCAGGCAGATGTTGCGAGTGGAGTAATTGAAGTTGAATACGAGAACGCGATTATCGACAGATATATAATTCAAGAAGAGCTCTCTGAACTCGGTTTTGATATGCTTATATAAAGCATTCTCGCTATTTGCTTCTTGACAAAGGAATCCGGTCAAGTTATAATTTTTGACGTGTGAAGTTGCCGAGGTGGTGGAATTGGCAGACACGCATGGTTGAGGTCCATGTGGGCAGTTTAGCCTATGCGGGTTCAAGTCCCGCCCTCGGCACCACTAAACCGGGTTTGTAACCCGGTTTTTTCTTTCGAGGTGCTTCTTGGGAGAGATTCTGCTAGGCAATATTTTCAAACGGAACGCAAAGACAAAAATTAGCTTGAGACGAGTTTCTCAGAATTCTCCATTCGTCTCAATGAAAATAGAAGACCTTCCTTCATTCTTTTCAGAGAGGGGTGAAGACTGTGTTTTCATTGACGGGCCGGTGGATAGCGAGTATTTACAAAAGATAGCAATTGATGAAGGATATTTGAGAAGCTTTCTTTTTCAGTCGGAGTCTAAGGATCTCAAGACTAGGATCCTTCAGTACAGAAAGGCTATTGAGAAAATGCCGGCAGGGCTCTCGTCTATAGTCGGAAAGATCTTAGAAAACGGCGGACTGAGGAACTTCCTTCTTCTTGCACTTAGGGAAAGCGAGTTTCTAGATCCGTGGGAGGATTATGTGCTTTCCGCTCTCAAGAGAAACGAAAGAAGAGAAAGAGGCAATCCCAGGATCAATCTTCAGAAGACTGTAAAACTAGTATTCAGCGAGGGTGGACTCCTTCAGGATTCAATGAAGGGATACGAATTCAGACAAGAGCAGTTCATGACTGCTCTCGAAATCGCTGAGTCAATTGAAAGAGACAGTAATTTAATGATCGAGGTCGGTACTGGAACTGGAAAGAGCATTGCATACCTGGCACCGGTTGCATACGCCTGTATTTCGACTATGAATCAGGCTGTTGTCTCAACTAGAACAAGAATTCTTCAAGATCAGCTCTTCAAGAAAGATGTGGAGATACTGAAGACCTTTCCTAACCTTGATGATCTTCGTGTTTCGGTTATGAAGGGTAGAGAAAGGTATCTTTGTGCCAGAAAGCTCTTTGAGGTTGTGAACCTTGCTCTCAACAAGATGTTGGATGAAGAAATGTCAAAGGAGCTTTCAGGAATACTCATCTGGTCAATGATCACTGGTGAAGGAGATCTCGACCCGCTTCCAATAAAAGAAGAGATGAGAAGAATGATTTCTGGAAACAGATTCGACTGCACCAGACGACTCTGCCCTTTCTTCGAGATCTGCCCTTACTACGTCCAGAGAGAAAACGCGAAAAGCTCCGACATAGTTATCACGAATCATTCCTTTCTCTTCAGCGAAGCAAACATAAGACTTTCCGACGGAGACGCCGAAGAGCGAGAAGATATCGGGACACTTCTCCCGAGATTCAAATATCTCGTTGTAGATGAGGCACATGAGCTCGAGGCTTCATTGACACAGGCCATGAGCTACCGCTTTGAGCCGTACGAGCTGGCCGGCACTGTGAGAAGACTCATAAAGACGGTAAGGGATTCCTTTGGATTTCTGAAGAGGCACTTTGACGAGGGATTTCTGAGAAAATTGTGGGCAAAGCTCAAAGAAGCAACCGCTAATCTGGACAAGCAGAGCACGGAGCTAGTTAGAGTTACTGGCAGTCCTGAATCTGGAAG
The nucleotide sequence above comes from Mesotoga sp. BH458_6_3_2_1. Encoded proteins:
- a CDS encoding HD domain-containing protein, whose amino-acid sequence is MNLTELMERIPHLREILNIVREAFKDYDDPAHDISHTFRVMENASEIASREKCDLQKAIIAALLHDIKRPHEALTGVDHAESGAEYASGLLPTMGFDISFVAEVSKAIRSHRYSGGLTPTSLTGKILQDADRLDAIGAVAIARVFSYSGKTGTPLHSLQFSPRSSYSGNSRSSINHFHEKILKIRPETFWTETARKMAEDRYSFVVEFVQRFLAEWGQI
- the surE gene encoding 5'/3'-nucleotidase SurE; the protein is MNILVTNDDGIMSPGIILLAEALSEDHEVLVVAPDVERSATGHAITIRTPLWAKEVKVGNKNIGYAINGTPADCVKLGLLAISDRKIDLVISGVNKGQNMGIDVLYSGTVSGALEGAVTDTPSIAVSSSDWSNPEYETAARFMVNFLKIYDVSKMPDFTALNINVPSIKYEELKGWKVTRQSRRRYKDYFEKRKDPYGNNYYWIFGEVVEDECSTDCDFNAVKSNFVSITPLHAIMTDKKYFDELKEISEGWSE
- the def gene encoding peptide deformylase gives rise to the protein MKVIYIGNPILRNVSESVEVFDDDLRAFVKELSKTMYVEDGVGLAAPQVAVSRRIFVYDPGDGLRVVINPEILSKSDEIVKMEEGCLSIPGIYADIDRPSAVRIHYQDEYGQHHEEDLTEYPARIVQHESDHLEGVLFVDYLSASKRAMLKPKLNQIIKESTR
- the fmt gene encoding methionyl-tRNA formyltransferase: MKIVFMGTPEFAAAHLKEIVESGNKVAGVFSQPDRPKGRGQKVEPTPVKTVATNYGIPVFQPEKINSDEGFEKLSELSPDIIVVVAFGKLLKSGVINLPTIGCFNVHASLLPKYRGAAPIQRAIENGETKTGITIFKIDEGMDTGAIALKRELEIHPSDSFGSLYLKLAELGKKTLVHFLERVKEGRLELAPQDGIPSFAPKIQPEDLVISDLSDAAKVVNKIRAYDPQPGARVSVEGRIAKVFGASLKCRNEGKGIVGEIVKIDDRGMIVSCGAENVIISLVQFPGKKPMRPKDALSGRLISEGIILGG
- a CDS encoding heavy-metal-associated domain-containing protein, which translates into the protein MPRVIRLFQIRNEISENDAEKIVARLRLLDGIVKAQADVASGVIEVEYENAIIDRYIIQEELSELGFDMLI
- a CDS encoding ATP-dependent DNA helicase encodes the protein MKIEDLPSFFSERGEDCVFIDGPVDSEYLQKIAIDEGYLRSFLFQSESKDLKTRILQYRKAIEKMPAGLSSIVGKILENGGLRNFLLLALRESEFLDPWEDYVLSALKRNERRERGNPRINLQKTVKLVFSEGGLLQDSMKGYEFRQEQFMTALEIAESIERDSNLMIEVGTGTGKSIAYLAPVAYACISTMNQAVVSTRTRILQDQLFKKDVEILKTFPNLDDLRVSVMKGRERYLCARKLFEVVNLALNKMLDEEMSKELSGILIWSMITGEGDLDPLPIKEEMRRMISGNRFDCTRRLCPFFEICPYYVQRENAKSSDIVITNHSFLFSEANIRLSDGDAEEREDIGTLLPRFKYLVVDEAHELEASLTQAMSYRFEPYELAGTVRRLIKTVRDSFGFLKRHFDEGFLRKLWAKLKEATANLDKQSTELVRVTGSPESGSRITFTGKELEVMIPLLTKISDTLQTHVYIGTQTMQMLDDVEDRNEKIDGLEAEVSRILTETREWMKQIAGITSSQESRVIYVNRLERRPDNLSIISSPVENDTLMASIFPDVSVKIFISATLWVYSRGSDGFNYARRILGTSSNNEAVRLGTSFDYTQQLKFFVPVDLPDYFPNSLTYLESASDITLNALNIVGGGSMVLFTSYEDMKWTLSRISGRLGDMSIHIQDREDSPTTILADHVNSEKSVIFGARAFWEGVDLPGEQLRLLIVYKLPFERPDEPLIEARIKHYGKRSFVEGMNKYYYPKMITAFRQGLGRLIRTRNDHGVVIVIDKRIVDPNRVYSKKLLASLPAGTNVQAIASNRILRELRRLKREKWI